Below is a genomic region from Sorghum bicolor cultivar BTx623 chromosome 9, Sorghum_bicolor_NCBIv3, whole genome shotgun sequence.
CGTACATGCGAGGAGGATAGGGCCGGGGGTGACCTAATAGGGAATTGAGGTTGACGAGAGAATTTTGTTGGCCTAACAAATCTGAGGTCCGTAGTAGATGCTCTAAAGTTAGATGTTTGATCTAGGCACTCATATTTAGCTATTGAGGTGTAAGTAGAAGactctgttggagttgctctagcaATCCAAGGTGAAAATGTTGATTGAAAAATATAAACATGCCAAACCGAGCCACGAGCTTTTCATATAGCACTATCTATACTAGATtttgtttgtgaaaaaaaaaagagaattcATTTGGAACGCAAGAGTTCTATAagaattgaggccttgtttagttcaccccaaaatccaaaaagttttcaagattcccgtcacatcaaatcttgcggcacatgtatgaagtattaaatatagacgaaaacaaaaactaattatacagtttgtctgtaaatcatgagacgaatcttttgattccagttagttcatgattagaaaatatttatcaaataaaaacgaaagtgctacagtagcgaaatctgaaattttttcgaaactaaacaaggcctgaataatAATTCCACAGAAATTTGTTGAACTTCATCGGAACAATCGCTGCCTGAAAAccattgttttctttttccggTCGTTTACGTCCCGAGAAGAGTCGGTCAGTACAGTAGCTACCAACCATTTGCGACAGCAGGCAACAGTGCAGGCGCAACCGTCGTCCACACGTCGCAACCGCcaggaaaataataataataataatcggtGCCGCTAGATTACATCACCACCACAAAATCCTCCAACATCAATCCCCAGTTCGCTACGCCAGAGGACCGAATAAACAATCCACCGGTCTCCTACCTCCGCGGAAGCACCAGTCCGCAAATCAACCCCGCCGAGCGCCGATCGCCAGCCATGGACCGGCAGCAGGCGGAGGAGGGCGGGATCGGGagcgggagcgggagcgcgCGCGCCAAGACGACGCTCGCCGAGGTGTCGTCGCCGCTGTCCGCTCTGGCGGACGACGTGCTGCTGCAGATCCTGGGCCGGCTGGAGGCGGACCCGCGGGACTGGGCGCGGGCCTCCTGCGCGTCCCCGCGCCTCGCCGCGCTGCTCCGGGCCGCCTGCCTCCCGCCGCGCCTGTCGCGGGCGCTCCCCGCCGAGCTCCTCCCCGCGCCGCCCCCGGACGGGGCGCCCGCGGCCTGGGCCGCGCTCCACAAGCTCTCCGTCTGCTGCCCGGGCCTCCTCCGCGCCGGGGTGCTCCTCGAGCCCACCGACGACTTCGGGCTCGAGCTCGACATCGGGCCTGACGTCCCCATCATCTGCGCCCCTACTGACGCCGCCTCCGTCGAGGGCTTCGAGGCCACGGCCACCTCCCGCGACGTCGTCGTCGCGGCCGGGGGGAGCGCGCCCGGCGGCGCCGGCGAATCTGCCAACAACGCCGCCGCGTGGTCGCTCTACGACGACCTGTACCTGGACGCGGCATACGACTGCTCGTCCGAGCCGCAGATCCCGCCTGCCTCTGCGGAACCCGCCGCCCCGCCCCCGTCGTCCGTGGCGGCGATCCGCGACGTGGACGGAGCAACCACCACCACAAATGCTGCTGCCTCATGCGGCGGCGTCGCCCGTCGCGGCGTGGTGGCCGGGAGCCGACGGCATCCGCGGCGGTGGCTGGGCACCGTGGGCGCGCACCTGGCGTCGGGGTCCTGGACGCTGAGCCGCGA
It encodes:
- the LOC8062696 gene encoding phytochrome A-associated F-box protein, which produces MDRQQAEEGGIGSGSGSARAKTTLAEVSSPLSALADDVLLQILGRLEADPRDWARASCASPRLAALLRAACLPPRLSRALPAELLPAPPPDGAPAAWAALHKLSVCCPGLLRAGVLLEPTDDFGLELDIGPDVPIICAPTDAASVEGFEATATSRDVVVAAGGSAPGGAGESANNAAAWSLYDDLYLDAAYDCSSEPQIPPASAEPAAPPPSSVAAIRDVDGATTTTNAAASCGGVARRGVVAGSRRHPRRWLGTVGAHLASGSWTLSREQGNKLLASRFRGDRLYLCDWPGCVHAEERRKYMVFRGVFHNFARSQVRRALRDTRRPTVAVECAFCGCKEAWDLYSAFCLRGFYGYHDDGEPVVRAYVCENGHVAGAWTERPLYS